In Candidatus Desulfofervidus auxilii, one genomic interval encodes:
- a CDS encoding sensor histidine kinase, with protein sequence MYARSEESVEKLKKELEIMEKQTLRYAQDLAKIFKKEREKAVQLDLTKEQLVRSARMALTGQLAASMAHEINNVITPAIGNIDLILLQQEALEPKLAERIMRVKESLDKVSSMLRHLLDFSRRETEKKEKVNVKKSVLNVLNFLEYKIKKKAIKIQMTFPPELPEIYGDTDQLEQVFTNLTINAIEAMDVEGILEITVQYLPEKDYLEISFKDNGRGIASEDLDHIFAPFYTTKEAGKGTGLGLFVSYGIIEKHGGIIDVKSELGKGSTFTIKLPLK encoded by the coding sequence ATGTATGCAAGATCTGAAGAATCAGTAGAAAAACTGAAAAAAGAATTGGAAATAATGGAAAAACAAACTTTGAGGTATGCCCAAGACCTGGCCAAGATTTTTAAGAAGGAAAGAGAGAAAGCCGTTCAATTAGACTTAACTAAAGAACAACTGGTGAGGTCTGCTAGGATGGCTTTAACAGGTCAATTGGCAGCTAGTATGGCTCACGAAATCAATAATGTGATTACTCCGGCCATTGGGAACATAGATTTAATATTGTTACAACAAGAAGCATTAGAACCCAAGCTGGCAGAGAGGATTATGCGTGTTAAGGAATCATTAGATAAAGTTTCTTCAATGCTCAGGCATCTTCTTGATTTTTCAAGGAGAGAGACCGAAAAAAAGGAAAAGGTAAATGTCAAAAAGTCAGTCCTCAATGTATTAAATTTTTTAGAATATAAAATCAAAAAGAAGGCTATTAAAATACAAATGACATTCCCACCAGAACTACCCGAAATATATGGAGACACAGATCAATTAGAGCAAGTTTTCACTAATTTGACCATAAATGCCATAGAAGCTATGGATGTGGAGGGAATTTTAGAAATAACTGTGCAATATTTGCCTGAGAAAGATTACCTTGAAATTTCTTTTAAAGATAATGGACGCGGTATAGCCTCTGAAGATTTAGACCACATTTTTGCACCTTTTTATACAACTAAAGAAGCAGGAAAAGGCACGGGTTTGGGTCTTTTTGTTAGTTATGGAATCATTGAGAAACATGGTGGCATTATTGATGTAAAAAGTGAGTTAGGAAAGGGAAGCACTTTTACTATAAAACTACCTCTAAAGTAA
- the pdxA gene encoding 4-hydroxythreonine-4-phosphate dehydrogenase PdxA, whose translation MKPICLAITLGDVCGIGPEIVIKASYHRDIYQSCQLVVIGDKGALEKAAYICKKQIKLVPPPWEEKAASAPGTIFLFPVSHLDERDLIYGQPSPAVGKAAVHYIKTAVSLALEKKVDGIVTCPVNKALINASGIPFSGHTELLAELTDTKRYAMLFVGEKLRVVLATIHVPLKDVPQLINQEKLLDLIELTHHFFENRLKIKKPLMAVAGLNPHAGEAGLMGQEEIKMIIPAVKKAKAKGFNVEGPFPPDTLFYWAKEGHYNVVISMYHDQGLIPFKLLHFKDGVNVTMGLPIIRTSVDHGTAYDIAGKGIADEHSLVEAIKLAAKMAISL comes from the coding sequence ATGAAACCAATTTGTTTGGCCATTACGCTGGGAGATGTATGTGGAATTGGGCCTGAGATTGTAATCAAGGCTTCATATCACAGAGATATTTATCAATCTTGCCAATTAGTAGTCATTGGGGATAAAGGGGCATTAGAAAAGGCAGCTTATATATGTAAAAAACAAATAAAATTAGTGCCTCCACCTTGGGAGGAAAAAGCTGCCTCCGCTCCAGGCACCATTTTTCTATTTCCTGTCTCTCATTTAGATGAAAGGGACTTGATTTATGGACAGCCTTCACCAGCAGTAGGTAAAGCAGCGGTTCATTATATTAAAACAGCCGTTTCTCTGGCCTTAGAAAAAAAGGTAGATGGTATAGTAACCTGTCCTGTCAATAAGGCCCTAATTAATGCCTCAGGTATCCCTTTTTCGGGACATACTGAATTATTAGCAGAGTTAACTGATACTAAACGCTATGCCATGCTATTTGTAGGAGAGAAATTGAGGGTAGTGCTTGCTACTATTCATGTGCCTTTAAAAGATGTGCCCCAATTAATTAATCAGGAAAAACTCCTTGATTTGATAGAGCTTACCCATCATTTTTTTGAAAACAGATTAAAAATAAAAAAACCCCTTATGGCCGTAGCTGGTCTCAATCCCCATGCTGGAGAAGCAGGTTTAATGGGTCAGGAAGAGATAAAAATGATCATACCGGCGGTTAAAAAAGCTAAAGCAAAAGGATTTAATGTAGAAGGACCATTTCCCCCAGATACCCTCTTTTATTGGGCCAAAGAAGGACATTATAATGTAGTAATCTCCATGTATCATGACCAGGGATTAATCCCTTTTAAACTTTTGCATTTTAAGGACGGAGTAAATGTAACCATGGGCTTGCCCATTATCCGCACCTCAGTTGACCACGGCACGGCTTATGATATTGCGGGAAAGGGCATTGCTGATGAACATAGCTTGGTAGAAGCCATAAAATTAGCCGCTAAAATGGCTATTTCCTTATAA
- a CDS encoding mechanosensitive ion channel family protein has product MKKAILVICFAILVILSPFSPTLANLTNQENNHIAIFEISILPDLIKIKSNLQEKIYVWFRDQGITTGSKIKNIIYSPIITIGKTPFSLATLIKFLITLVIGLYVLKWVKRRFEQILSNRSPELYSRFISLITLGYYLGIFIVFIIALSVIGVDISQITIILGALGVGIGFGLQTIANNFISGIILLSERAIKVGDIVEVGGNLTGEIKRINMRSTVIRTYDGLDVIVPNAEFISNRVTTWTYDDDWRRLHIPFGVAYGSDPQQVAKVAYEVAQETPLTSEDKQHKTKVLFTGFGDSSLDFSLIVWCRMHRLRKSTKELISDYYFNLYQKLSEAGIEIPFPQRDIHIRSLSDQIQKKLKESFKPK; this is encoded by the coding sequence GTGAAAAAAGCTATATTGGTTATATGTTTTGCTATTTTAGTAATATTATCTCCCTTTTCTCCCACTTTGGCCAATTTAACTAATCAAGAAAATAACCATATAGCTATATTTGAAATAAGTATTCTACCTGATTTAATAAAGATAAAATCTAATTTGCAAGAAAAAATCTATGTTTGGTTTCGAGACCAAGGTATTACAACAGGGAGTAAAATAAAGAACATCATTTATTCTCCTATTATCACCATAGGCAAAACTCCATTTTCTTTGGCCACTTTAATAAAATTTCTGATTACCTTAGTGATTGGCCTTTATGTTTTAAAATGGGTGAAACGGCGGTTTGAGCAAATACTTTCAAATAGAAGCCCTGAACTTTATTCCCGTTTTATCTCTCTTATCACGCTGGGTTATTATTTAGGGATATTTATTGTGTTCATTATTGCCCTTTCTGTAATAGGAGTTGATATCAGTCAAATCACCATTATCCTTGGAGCATTGGGTGTGGGAATAGGATTTGGCTTACAGACCATTGCCAATAATTTTATAAGTGGCATTATTCTCCTCTCCGAACGAGCCATAAAAGTGGGTGATATTGTGGAAGTGGGAGGAAACCTTACAGGAGAAATCAAAAGGATTAACATGCGTTCTACGGTAATCAGGACATATGATGGCTTAGATGTAATTGTCCCTAATGCTGAGTTTATCTCTAATCGGGTGACTACTTGGACCTATGATGATGACTGGCGGAGATTGCATATTCCCTTTGGGGTAGCTTATGGCAGTGACCCTCAACAGGTGGCTAAAGTGGCCTATGAAGTGGCTCAAGAAACCCCTCTTACCTCAGAAGACAAACAACATAAAACCAAGGTGTTATTTACTGGCTTTGGAGATAGTTCTCTTGATTTCAGTCTAATTGTATGGTGTCGTATGCACAGATTAAGAAAATCTACTAAGGAACTCATAAGTGATTACTACTTTAATTTATATCAAAAACTTTCTGAGGCAGGGATTGAAATTCCATTTCCCCAAAGAGATATTCACATTCGCAGCCTTTCTGACCAAATTCAGAAAAAATTAAAGGAGTCTTTTAAACCAAAATAG
- a CDS encoding MTH938/NDUFAF3 family protein produces the protein MIKEFRFGHIVINGKTYSQDVVIAKNKVCPFWWRKERYKIDWRDLSCFLKKDVEILIIGTGTCGLLKPTPVLQEKLKERGIKIITLPTKEAVKIFNQEYYAGKAVLGAFHLTY, from the coding sequence GTGATTAAAGAATTTCGTTTTGGCCATATAGTGATCAATGGGAAAACTTATTCCCAAGATGTAGTCATAGCCAAAAATAAAGTTTGTCCTTTCTGGTGGCGAAAAGAAAGGTATAAAATAGACTGGAGAGATTTATCGTGCTTTTTAAAGAAAGATGTAGAAATACTAATTATTGGAACCGGGACGTGTGGCTTATTGAAGCCTACCCCAGTTTTACAAGAGAAATTAAAGGAAAGGGGTATTAAGATAATAACTTTACCCACTAAAGAAGCGGTAAAAATTTTTAACCAAGAATACTATGCTGGAAAGGCTGTTTTAGGAGCTTTTCATCTAACTTACTAA
- a CDS encoding ribonuclease HII, with product MFPTLEHEEILWQNGYNYLAGVDEAGRGCLAGPVVAATVILPPRVKLNGVNDSKKLSPQAREKCLIEIFKKAVAISIGICMPEEIDSLNILQASLEAMRRAILSLKTRPDYLLIDGLYKVNVSLPQICLKHGDSQSISIAAASIVAKVYRDQVMIAYHDLFPQYNLKKNKGYPTAEHKQAIKNYGLCYLHRRSFRPCGD from the coding sequence ATGTTTCCTACCTTAGAACATGAAGAGATTTTGTGGCAAAATGGTTATAATTATTTGGCAGGGGTAGATGAGGCAGGACGAGGTTGTCTCGCCGGTCCAGTAGTGGCAGCAACTGTCATTTTACCACCTCGAGTGAAATTGAATGGTGTAAATGATTCCAAAAAGTTATCCCCTCAAGCTAGAGAAAAATGCTTAATAGAAATTTTTAAAAAGGCAGTGGCTATCAGTATTGGAATTTGCATGCCTGAAGAGATAGATAGTCTTAATATCCTTCAAGCATCTTTAGAGGCCATGCGGCGTGCTATTCTTAGTTTAAAAACCCGTCCTGATTATTTACTTATTGATGGTTTATATAAAGTTAATGTCTCTTTGCCCCAAATTTGTCTAAAACATGGAGATAGCCAAAGTATCTCTATTGCTGCTGCCTCCATTGTGGCCAAAGTGTATCGGGATCAGGTTATGATTGCCTATCATGACCTATTCCCCCAATATAATTTAAAGAAAAATAAGGGTTATCCTACAGCGGAACATAAACAGGCCATAAAAAACTATGGGCTTTGTTATCTTCATAGAAGGAGTTTCAGGCCTTGTGGTGATTAA
- the rplS gene encoding 50S ribosomal protein L19 yields the protein MDVIQMIEKEHMRLDLPPIEPGNTVKVYQRITEEGKQRIQVFKGVVIRKRGSGTGTTFTVRKVSYGVGVEKTFPLFSPTIEKIEVTFRGKVRRAKLYYLRELKGKATRLEEKGL from the coding sequence ATGGATGTCATCCAGATGATTGAAAAAGAGCACATGCGTCTTGATTTGCCACCTATTGAACCAGGAAATACAGTTAAGGTTTATCAACGTATTACAGAAGAAGGGAAACAACGTATTCAGGTATTTAAAGGAGTAGTAATTAGAAAAAGGGGTTCTGGCACAGGCACCACCTTTACGGTAAGAAAGGTTTCCTATGGAGTAGGCGTAGAGAAAACCTTCCCCCTGTTTTCTCCCACTATAGAAAAAATAGAAGTTACCTTTCGGGGAAAAGTAAGAAGGGCCAAACTTTATTATTTGCGTGAATTAAAGGGAAAAGCAACTCGTTTGGAGGAGAAAGGACTGTGA
- a CDS encoding RNA methyltransferase → MSKYFMNNYHIYIGLVHYPVYNKHKEVVISAVATINLHDIARLAKTYELGGYFIINPLEDQHALVQRFLAHWLKGYGGKYNPRRKPPLYLIHCVYGLEDAISFIRDKWNKTPQTIATSACYDNYNLDYAQARLLLREKKSPFLILFGTAWGLTEDLISQSNYVLKPIYGMGSYNHLSVRTAAAIILDRLLGGENGCHPDD, encoded by the coding sequence GTGAGCAAATATTTCATGAATAACTATCACATATATATTGGCTTAGTTCATTATCCTGTTTACAACAAACATAAAGAAGTAGTCATTTCCGCGGTAGCCACAATAAATCTTCATGATATTGCCAGGTTGGCTAAGACTTATGAATTGGGAGGTTATTTCATTATTAACCCTTTAGAAGACCAACATGCCCTTGTCCAGAGATTTTTGGCCCATTGGTTAAAGGGGTATGGAGGAAAATACAACCCTAGGCGAAAACCACCTTTATATCTTATTCATTGTGTATATGGCCTAGAAGATGCAATTTCCTTTATAAGAGATAAATGGAACAAAACACCCCAAACAATAGCTACTTCTGCCTGTTATGATAATTATAATTTAGACTATGCTCAAGCTAGGCTACTTCTTAGAGAAAAAAAATCTCCATTTCTTATCCTCTTTGGCACAGCCTGGGGATTGACTGAGGACTTGATTTCTCAATCAAATTATGTTTTAAAACCCATCTATGGCATGGGCAGCTATAATCATCTTTCGGTGAGAACTGCCGCGGCTATTATTTTAGACAGGCTTTTAGGAGGAGAAAATGGATGTCATCCAGATGATTGA
- the trmD gene encoding tRNA (guanosine(37)-N1)-methyltransferase TrmD has translation MRFTVLTLFPDFFSSPLKTSILGKAIKHQRIKVEVINIRNFATGKHKMTDDTPYGGGRGMVMKPEPIIRAIKSIKEDNSEAWVTLLSPQGRLFNQILAGELSQKTHLVLICGHYEDVDQRVRYFIDDEISLGDFILTGGEPAALCIIDAVARLLPGVIGKPQSLEEESFREGLLEYPQYTRPAEYAGHKVPEILLSGHHKNITEWRRRQMLLRTLLLRPDLLPKAHLTEEDKEFLKRVCEQIFHE, from the coding sequence ATGCGTTTTACAGTGCTTACTTTATTCCCTGATTTCTTTTCCTCTCCTTTAAAGACAAGCATTTTAGGAAAGGCTATTAAGCATCAGAGAATCAAAGTAGAGGTAATTAACATTAGAAATTTTGCTACAGGAAAACACAAGATGACTGATGATACTCCTTATGGAGGTGGAAGGGGCATGGTAATGAAGCCAGAACCTATTATAAGGGCCATTAAAAGTATAAAAGAAGATAACTCAGAGGCTTGGGTCACTCTCCTTTCTCCCCAAGGTAGGTTGTTTAATCAGATTTTAGCTGGTGAACTTAGCCAAAAGACACATCTGGTGCTTATTTGTGGTCATTATGAGGATGTAGATCAGCGAGTGAGATATTTTATTGATGATGAGATCTCTTTAGGAGACTTTATTCTTACTGGTGGTGAACCAGCAGCCCTATGTATTATAGATGCTGTGGCTAGACTACTACCTGGGGTAATAGGGAAGCCACAATCACTAGAAGAAGAGTCTTTTAGGGAAGGTCTTTTAGAATATCCCCAATATACCAGACCTGCAGAATACGCAGGACATAAAGTGCCTGAAATTTTGCTTTCAGGACATCATAAAAACATTACGGAGTGGCGGAGACGACAAATGCTCCTTCGCACCTTGCTTTTGCGGCCCGATTTGCTACCTAAAGCCCATTTGACTGAGGAAGACAAAGAATTTTTAAAAAGAGTTTGTGAGCAAATATTTCATGAATAA
- a CDS encoding ABC transporter ATP-binding protein, which yields MIKIENLYKKFGKLEVLRGVNLTINKGEITAIIGKSGSGKTVLIKHVVGLLKPDKGHIFIDGIDITKVDEKLLKKIRRKFGFLFQESALFDSLTVEENVAFPLREHLKLSEKKLREIVRQKLELVGLSEFGNKMPNELSGGMKKRVGLARAIALEPEILVYDEPTTGLDPITTASIYELILNMEKRLGVTSIIVTHDVPNIFAIADKIAVLSSGKIIACDTPENIVKMELPELQEFITVQMKKFQSKTASLFQ from the coding sequence ATGATAAAAATTGAGAATTTATATAAGAAATTTGGCAAATTAGAAGTATTAAGAGGTGTCAATCTCACTATTAATAAAGGAGAGATTACCGCCATTATTGGTAAAAGCGGCAGTGGGAAAACGGTTTTGATAAAACATGTGGTAGGTTTGCTTAAGCCTGATAAAGGCCACATTTTTATCGATGGGATAGATATTACTAAGGTAGATGAAAAACTACTCAAAAAAATCCGTCGTAAATTTGGTTTTCTTTTTCAAGAATCAGCTCTTTTTGATTCTTTAACCGTAGAAGAAAATGTAGCCTTTCCTTTAAGAGAACACTTAAAGTTGTCTGAAAAAAAGCTAAGAGAAATCGTCAGACAAAAACTAGAATTAGTGGGGTTATCTGAATTTGGAAACAAAATGCCCAATGAGCTTTCTGGTGGTATGAAAAAACGCGTGGGTCTAGCTAGGGCCATTGCCTTAGAGCCTGAAATCTTGGTCTATGATGAACCTACTACCGGTCTTGACCCTATTACTACTGCCTCTATCTATGAGTTAATCTTAAATATGGAAAAAAGACTTGGTGTTACCAGTATTATTGTTACTCATGATGTGCCTAATATTTTTGCCATAGCTGATAAAATAGCTGTTCTTAGCTCAGGGAAAATTATTGCCTGTGACACCCCAGAAAATATTGTGAAGATGGAATTACCAGAACTTCAAGAGTTTATTACGGTTCAGATGAAAAAATTCCAATCTAAAACTGCTAGTTTATTTCAGTAA
- a CDS encoding DUF1614 domain-containing protein — MFFPPLLLLFIFLFFFIWVFLFGFLHLGLIGYAFSKIGISADYMMSLLLLSLLGSFINIPVKKIPNNQLVIKEVITYWGFRVKIPCYQPNYTIIAINVGGAIIPVLISLYLIGQFGHIFQTIIAVTVVSMVTHRFAQPVPGLGITLPLFIPPIISALIAIILAPNHAPALAYIAGTLGTLIGADLMNLKKIEALGAPVASIGGAGTFDGIFFTGILAVLLA, encoded by the coding sequence ATGTTTTTTCCGCCCCTGTTACTTTTATTTATCTTTCTTTTCTTCTTTATCTGGGTTTTTCTGTTTGGCTTTCTTCATTTAGGTTTAATAGGCTATGCCTTCAGTAAAATTGGCATTTCGGCTGATTACATGATGTCGCTTTTACTCTTATCTCTATTAGGGAGTTTTATTAATATTCCTGTAAAAAAAATACCTAACAATCAACTAGTCATAAAAGAAGTAATAACATATTGGGGATTTAGAGTAAAAATACCTTGCTATCAACCAAATTATACTATTATTGCTATCAATGTAGGTGGGGCAATTATTCCTGTGTTAATCTCTCTATATCTCATAGGCCAGTTTGGTCATATTTTTCAAACTATCATAGCAGTAACTGTTGTCAGTATGGTAACCCATCGTTTTGCTCAGCCTGTTCCTGGGCTAGGAATAACCTTGCCTTTATTTATCCCTCCAATCATTTCTGCCTTAATCGCCATTATCCTTGCCCCAAACCATGCGCCTGCTTTGGCTTATATTGCCGGCACCTTAGGTACCCTTATTGGAGCTGACTTAATGAATTTAAAAAAGATTGAGGCCTTAGGGGCACCAGTAGCTTCTATTGGAGGAGCAGGAACATTTGACGGCATTTTTTTTACTGGTATCTTAGCTGTATTATTGGCTTAA
- a CDS encoding YdbL family protein, whose translation MKVKFGSILFFTIFFMACVTVNIYFPAAKVEKAAEEIVKEVRQQSPKKEQKLKKEEKSPPESELHKWQFVNCAYAQEGVLEVSTASIRALKTAIKKRFPKLIPYFQKGIIGENNRGLLEIKSWQGVSLAKRAKVKQLVEAENKDRTNLYQEVAKNMGIDPSQLGKVQKIFAKQWQKTAPSGTWIQTEDGKWVRK comes from the coding sequence ATGAAAGTGAAGTTTGGGAGTATTTTATTTTTTACAATTTTTTTTATGGCTTGTGTAACGGTAAATATCTATTTCCCTGCCGCCAAAGTTGAGAAAGCAGCAGAAGAAATTGTAAAGGAAGTACGCCAACAAAGCCCTAAAAAGGAACAAAAGCTTAAAAAAGAAGAAAAGTCTCCTCCTGAATCTGAGTTACATAAATGGCAATTTGTAAATTGTGCTTATGCTCAAGAAGGTGTACTGGAAGTCTCTACTGCCTCTATTCGAGCCTTAAAAACAGCTATCAAAAAGCGATTTCCCAAACTCATTCCTTATTTTCAAAAAGGGATTATAGGAGAAAACAATAGGGGTCTTTTAGAAATAAAATCCTGGCAAGGGGTGTCATTAGCAAAAAGGGCCAAAGTGAAACAGCTGGTAGAAGCGGAAAACAAAGACAGAACCAATCTTTATCAAGAAGTAGCCAAAAATATGGGTATTGACCCTAGTCAACTAGGAAAGGTCCAGAAGATTTTTGCTAAACAGTGGCAAAAAACTGCTCCTTCTGGCACCTGGATACAGACAGAAGATGGAAAGTGGGTAAGAAAATAA
- the groL gene encoding chaperonin GroEL (60 kDa chaperone family; promotes refolding of misfolded polypeptides especially under stressful conditions; forms two stacked rings of heptamers to form a barrel-shaped 14mer; ends can be capped by GroES; misfolded proteins enter the barrel where they are refolded when GroES binds) translates to MAAKEIKYSVHAREAIIKGVDTLTNAVKVTLGPKGRNVILEKTFGAPQITKDGVTVAKEIELKDKFENMGAQMVKEVASKTSDVAGDGTTTATIIAQAIFKEGAKMVAAGSNPMILKRGIDKAVETVVEEMKKMSKPCHEKKEIAQVGTISANNDSSVGDIIAEAMEKVGKEGVITVEEAKGIETTLEVVEGMQFDRGYISPYFVTDAEKMETHLEDPYILIHEKKISNMKDLVPLLESVARSGKPLLIIAEDVEGEALATLVINKLRGTLHCAAVKAPGFGERRKAMLQDIAILTGGQMVSEELGIKLESVTLNDLGRARKVVIDKDNTTIIDGAGRKEDIEARIKQIRVQIEETTSDYDREKLQERLAKLVGGVAVIRVGAATEVEMKEKKARVEDALNATKAAVEEGIVPGGGVTLIRTLPVLQKLEDETKDLDEKAGIKIVMRAIEEPLRQIANNAGYEGSVIVEKVKAGKDDYGFNAATGQFENLMSSGIIDPTKVTRTALQNAASIAGLLLTTEAMVAEKPEEKKEAAPGMPPGGMPEY, encoded by the coding sequence ATGGCAGCTAAAGAAATTAAATACAGCGTTCATGCGAGAGAGGCCATTATTAAGGGTGTTGATACCCTAACTAATGCTGTAAAGGTAACTTTAGGACCTAAAGGAAGGAATGTCATTTTGGAGAAGACCTTCGGTGCACCTCAAATCACTAAAGATGGAGTTACAGTGGCTAAAGAAATTGAGTTAAAAGACAAGTTTGAAAACATGGGTGCCCAGATGGTAAAGGAAGTAGCCAGTAAGACCAGTGATGTTGCAGGCGATGGCACCACTACAGCTACCATTATCGCTCAAGCAATATTTAAAGAAGGAGCCAAGATGGTAGCTGCGGGAAGCAACCCTATGATATTGAAAAGAGGTATTGATAAGGCAGTAGAAACGGTAGTGGAAGAAATGAAAAAAATGAGTAAGCCTTGTCATGAAAAGAAAGAAATTGCCCAAGTAGGCACTATTTCTGCTAATAACGATAGCAGTGTAGGAGATATTATTGCTGAGGCCATGGAAAAAGTAGGTAAAGAGGGTGTAATCACAGTAGAAGAGGCCAAAGGTATTGAGACTACTTTAGAGGTAGTAGAGGGTATGCAATTTGACCGTGGTTATATTTCTCCTTATTTCGTGACTGATGCAGAGAAAATGGAGACGCATCTTGAGGACCCTTACATCCTGATTCATGAAAAGAAAATCAGTAATATGAAAGATTTGGTGCCATTATTGGAATCAGTGGCTAGGTCTGGCAAACCTTTGTTAATTATTGCTGAGGATGTAGAAGGGGAAGCATTGGCCACCTTGGTTATTAATAAATTAAGAGGGACCCTCCATTGTGCAGCGGTCAAGGCTCCTGGCTTTGGAGAGAGAAGAAAGGCCATGCTTCAAGATATTGCTATCCTAACTGGTGGTCAAATGGTTTCTGAGGAGTTAGGGATTAAGCTGGAAAGCGTTACTTTGAATGATTTGGGTAGAGCCAGAAAAGTAGTCATTGATAAAGATAATACTACTATCATTGATGGTGCGGGCAGGAAAGAAGACATTGAGGCCCGAATCAAGCAGATTAGAGTTCAAATAGAAGAAACTACTTCTGATTATGACAGAGAAAAACTTCAGGAAAGATTAGCCAAACTGGTTGGAGGTGTGGCTGTAATTAGAGTGGGAGCAGCTACTGAAGTAGAAATGAAAGAGAAAAAAGCCAGGGTAGAAGATGCCCTTAATGCTACTAAAGCAGCAGTAGAAGAAGGGATTGTTCCTGGTGGTGGAGTAACGCTGATCCGGACTTTACCTGTATTGCAGAAACTGGAGGATGAAACTAAAGATTTAGATGAAAAAGCAGGCATAAAAATTGTGATGCGGGCTATTGAAGAACCGCTGCGCCAAATTGCCAATAATGCAGGTTATGAAGGTTCGGTTATTGTAGAAAAAGTAAAAGCAGGGAAGGATGATTATGGCTTTAATGCTGCCACGGGACAATTTGAGAACTTGATGTCAAGTGGTATTATTGACCCTACAAAGGTGACTAGAACTGCTTTACAGAATGCTGCTAGCATTGCCGGATTGTTGCTTACCACCGAAGCCATGGTAGCGGAAAAACCAGAAGAAAAGAAAGAGGCTGCTCCAGGTATGCCTCCTGGTGGTATGCCTGAATATTAA
- the groES gene encoding co-chaperone GroES gives MKIRPLHDRVLVKRIEEEAKTKGGIIIPDTAKEKPIKGEVIAVGEGRVLDNGQKVPMSVKAGDKIIFSKYAGTEIKIGDVEHLIMREDDILGVIEE, from the coding sequence ATGAAGATTAGACCATTGCATGATCGTGTTCTTGTCAAAAGGATTGAAGAAGAAGCTAAAACCAAAGGCGGAATTATTATTCCTGATACCGCCAAAGAAAAACCTATTAAGGGTGAAGTGATTGCTGTAGGAGAAGGCAGGGTCTTGGATAATGGACAAAAGGTTCCTATGTCTGTGAAAGCTGGAGATAAAATAATTTTTAGTAAGTATGCAGGGACAGAAATAAAGATTGGAGATGTAGAACATCTCATTATGAGAGAAGATGATATTTTAGGCGTGATTGAAGAATAA
- the trxA gene encoding thioredoxin gives MAAVELTDSDFEKKVLSESLPVVVDFWAPWCGPCRAIEPIIEELAEKYEGKVKIYRFNVDESPVIPGRLGIRAIPTLFFFKEGKVYEQITGVVPKTTIEEVIKQIL, from the coding sequence ATGGCGGCAGTAGAGTTAACAGATAGTGATTTTGAGAAAAAAGTTTTAAGTGAATCATTGCCTGTGGTGGTGGATTTTTGGGCACCATGGTGTGGTCCTTGTCGAGCCATAGAACCTATTATTGAAGAATTAGCTGAAAAATATGAAGGAAAGGTTAAAATATACAGGTTTAATGTAGATGAAAGTCCTGTTATTCCTGGTCGTCTTGGTATTAGGGCTATTCCCACTTTATTCTTCTTTAAAGAAGGAAAAGTATATGAACAAATTACAGGAGTAGTGCCTAAAACCACTATTGAAGAAGTGATTAAACAAATACTTTAA